One window of the Leptotrichia massiliensis genome contains the following:
- a CDS encoding tRNA lysidine(34) synthetase, whose product MVNLVCEAILPDCPMKDVEEIEKSIMTTYKKSIWAKFLKAINDFDMIQDGDKIAIGVSGGKDSLLLVKLFQELKKDKRKNFEFKAVSLNPGFRNSDLDNFKNNLDKLNIDCEIINTNIWEIANEKAKDYPCFLCAKMRRGILYTQVEELGFNKLTLGHHFDDVIETTLINMFYAGTMKTMTPKVPSTSGKLELIRPLIYVKEADIIDYTKTNGIRAMNCGCTIEAGKTSSKRKEVKDLLAALEEKNPGIKQSVFNSMKNINLDYVFGYTGGKEVE is encoded by the coding sequence GTGGTAAATTTAGTATGTGAGGCTATTCTTCCAGATTGTCCGATGAAGGATGTGGAAGAAATTGAAAAAAGTATAATGACAACCTATAAAAAGAGCATATGGGCAAAATTTTTGAAAGCAATTAATGATTTTGATATGATACAGGATGGGGATAAAATAGCCATTGGAGTTTCTGGCGGAAAGGATAGTTTGCTTTTAGTAAAACTGTTTCAGGAATTGAAGAAAGATAAACGGAAAAATTTTGAATTTAAGGCAGTTAGCTTAAATCCTGGTTTCAGAAATTCTGATTTGGATAATTTTAAAAATAATTTGGATAAGTTAAATATTGACTGTGAGATTATTAATACGAATATTTGGGAAATTGCAAATGAAAAGGCAAAGGACTATCCGTGCTTTTTATGTGCTAAAATGCGACGTGGAATTTTGTACACGCAAGTCGAAGAACTTGGATTTAATAAATTGACGCTTGGGCATCATTTTGATGATGTTATTGAAACTACTTTGATAAATATGTTTTATGCTGGTACAATGAAAACAATGACCCCAAAAGTTCCTTCAACTTCTGGGAAGCTGGAATTAATTCGTCCGCTAATTTACGTAAAAGAAGCCGATATAATTGATTATACGAAAACAAATGGGATACGTGCGATGAATTGCGGATGTACAATCGAAGCTGGAAAGACTTCGAGCAAACGTAAAGAAGTAAAAGACTTGCTTGCTGCACTTGAGGAAAAAAATCCTGGAATTAAGCAAAGTGTGTTTAATTCGATGAAAAATATAAATTTAGATTATGTGTTTGGATATACAGGCGGTAAGGAAGTTGAATAA
- the treC gene encoding alpha,alpha-phosphotrehalase, with amino-acid sequence MKKNFNQKWWHKSVVYQIYPKSFNDTTGNREGDIRGIIEKLDYLKELGVEVIWITPMYKSPQNDNGYDISDYYDIDPNYGTMADFEEMLTEAHKRDLKIVMDIVVNHSSTENEWFKKSEAGDSEYKDFYIWKDAVDGKEPTNWQSKFGGNAWQYSKKRGQYYLHLFDVTQADLNWENENVRKKVYEMIKFWLNKGVDGFRLDVINLISKDQRFPNDDGSDTRFVPDGRRFYTDGPRIHEFLKEMNREAFGGGELITVGEMSSTSLDNCIRYSNPDEKELSMTFSFHHLKVDYPNGEKWAKAPFDFVELKRIFSKWQIGMYEGNGWNATFWNNHDQPRALSRFGNDKEYHRESAKMLATVLHGLQGTPYIYQGEEFGMTNPYFDDISKYRDVESTNNYKILLNKGCSEEEAIEILMQKSRDNSRTPVQWNDSDNAGFTTGTPWIGVPENYRTVNAEVALKDKNSVFYHYKKLIDLRRNEELMITGRYEDIDLENKSVYAYKRVGENGELVVISNFYEPEVEFELKGNGVTGLENAQVLLSNYEAEPEIKDGKIILKPYESIIFKK; translated from the coding sequence ATGAAAAAAAATTTCAATCAAAAGTGGTGGCATAAATCAGTAGTTTATCAAATTTATCCAAAAAGTTTTAATGATACGACTGGAAACAGAGAAGGGGATATAAGGGGAATTATCGAGAAACTTGATTATCTGAAGGAACTTGGAGTGGAAGTAATCTGGATTACTCCAATGTATAAATCTCCACAGAATGATAATGGATATGATATAAGTGATTATTATGACATTGATCCTAATTACGGGACAATGGCAGATTTTGAGGAAATGCTGACAGAAGCACATAAAAGAGATTTAAAAATAGTTATGGATATTGTTGTAAATCACTCTTCTACTGAAAATGAATGGTTTAAAAAGTCTGAAGCAGGGGACTCTGAATATAAGGATTTTTACATATGGAAAGATGCAGTTGACGGAAAAGAGCCTACAAACTGGCAATCAAAATTTGGAGGAAATGCCTGGCAATATTCAAAAAAGAGAGGGCAATATTATTTACATCTGTTTGATGTTACGCAAGCTGATTTAAACTGGGAAAATGAAAATGTAAGAAAAAAAGTGTATGAAATGATAAAATTTTGGCTGAATAAAGGTGTAGATGGATTTAGACTGGATGTTATAAACCTTATATCAAAGGATCAGAGATTTCCGAATGATGATGGAAGTGATACAAGATTCGTACCTGATGGAAGAAGATTTTATACAGATGGGCCTAGAATTCATGAATTTTTGAAGGAGATGAATAGAGAGGCATTTGGTGGAGGAGAACTTATTACGGTTGGAGAAATGTCTTCTACAAGCCTTGATAACTGTATCAGATATTCAAATCCTGATGAAAAGGAATTATCAATGACATTTTCATTTCATCATTTGAAAGTAGATTATCCAAATGGAGAAAAATGGGCAAAAGCACCATTTGATTTTGTGGAGTTAAAAAGGATATTCTCTAAATGGCAAATTGGAATGTATGAAGGAAATGGCTGGAATGCGACTTTCTGGAATAACCACGATCAGCCAAGGGCATTGTCAAGATTTGGAAATGATAAGGAATATCATAGGGAGTCGGCTAAAATGCTTGCCACAGTTCTTCATGGACTGCAAGGGACGCCTTATATTTATCAGGGAGAAGAATTTGGAATGACAAATCCATATTTTGATGATATTAGTAAATATCGTGATGTTGAATCAACCAATAATTACAAAATTTTACTCAATAAAGGATGTTCTGAAGAAGAAGCTATTGAAATTTTAATGCAGAAATCAAGAGATAATTCCAGAACGCCTGTTCAATGGAATGATTCTGACAATGCAGGATTTACAACCGGAACTCCGTGGATCGGAGTACCTGAAAATTATAGGACAGTTAATGCTGAAGTGGCTTTAAAAGATAAAAATTCAGTATTCTATCATTACAAAAAATTAATTGATTTAAGAAGAAATGAAGAATTAATGATAACAGGAAGATATGAAGACATTGATTTGGAAAATAAAAGTGTTTATGCCTACAAACGTGTTGGAGAAAATGGAGAATTAGTTGTAATCAGTAATTTCTATGAACCTGAAGTAGAATTTGAACTGAAAGGAAACGGAGTTACAGGACTGGAAAATGCTCAAGTTCTATTGTCAAACTACGAAGCAGAACCTGAAATTAAAGACGGGAAAATTATTCTAAAACCTTATGAATCAATTATCTTTAAAAAATAA
- a CDS encoding competence/damage-inducible protein A, translating into MKTEIICVGTELLVGDIVNTNAQYISAKLTNIGIDLYYQTTVGDNYGRLMECLENAFKRVDLVITTGGLGPTVDDITKEVVADYFGEELEVIERYYDLIVKKYNERGFGEVASGGRKEASILKNSELLDNEVGLAPGFFYEKDNKKIIVLPGPPREMTWMVDNQVLPLLKKYSNDILLMKTLEIKGVPEGKIDDRLKDYFEMSNPTVAPYAKEGCVHVRIAMKGDRGSTDYLIAEIDKIVNEIIKIYPQAEEIKEE; encoded by the coding sequence ATGAAGACAGAAATTATATGCGTTGGAACAGAATTATTAGTTGGAGATATAGTGAATACAAATGCACAGTATATTTCAGCAAAACTTACAAATATTGGGATTGATTTGTATTATCAAACTACGGTTGGGGATAATTACGGACGACTTATGGAGTGTCTGGAAAATGCTTTTAAAAGGGTTGATTTGGTAATTACTACTGGGGGACTTGGGCCTACGGTTGATGATATTACGAAAGAAGTGGTGGCTGATTATTTTGGGGAAGAGCTGGAAGTGATAGAGCGATATTATGACTTGATTGTAAAAAAATATAATGAGAGGGGCTTTGGAGAAGTGGCTTCTGGCGGGAGAAAAGAGGCTTCGATTTTAAAGAACTCAGAATTGCTTGATAATGAAGTTGGGCTTGCACCAGGATTTTTTTATGAAAAAGATAATAAAAAAATAATAGTATTACCAGGACCTCCAAGAGAAATGACTTGGATGGTAGATAATCAAGTTTTGCCACTTTTAAAGAAATATTCAAATGATATTCTTTTAATGAAAACCCTTGAAATAAAAGGAGTTCCGGAAGGAAAAATTGACGATAGGCTAAAAGATTATTTTGAAATGTCAAATCCGACTGTTGCACCTTATGCAAAGGAAGGCTGTGTTCATGTAAGAATTGCAATGAAAGGCGATAGAGGGAGTACTGATTACTTGATTGCTGAAATTGACAAGATTGTGAATGAAATTATCAAGATTTATCCGCAGGCGGAGGAAATAAAGGAAGAATAA
- a CDS encoding ABC transporter ATP-binding protein, with product MINDIRNIKTLAGNKYKNLKNPIFFLTIDALFYMMNYAMFYFTIIDLMNNNFTLKKFIIYTFIMIFAIICRFVLNRIGYTGIQSEGAKIIQDLRISMGDHLRNLNLGYFNSHNIGNIINIMTNDLQDFEQVITHSTSEIIKLSILTIYLLLIIFAISPVLAILQLIISLAGLVFVILGTKKGAKIALKKKHTMDNVVSRMVEYIAGMELFKAYNLTGERFKRLKGSFNDLKRESINTEIALAPYVMIFQLITDISFALLLLVSTQLFMASSINKVEFFSYIIIGLSLSNVLKAFSTQYTFIQYLKLATDKLINVHNEKEISYELEKVTLPNYDIKFQNVNFSYEKDTPVLKNITFEAKQGTKTALVGSSGSGKTTVTSLIARFWDCQSGEITIGGINIQKIYPEELLTNISMIFQDVYLVNDTFENNIRLGKPKATREEVINAAKNANCHDFIMESENGYDTIIGEGGSTLSGGEKQRISIARALLKDTPIILVDEATASLDVDNEHEIRKSLSILTKHKTVITIAHKLNTIKDYDKIIVMSNGIIEEIGNHEQLMENKRRYYKMYTEMEKAQSEFELI from the coding sequence ATGATTAACGATATTAGAAATATAAAAACTCTTGCTGGAAATAAATATAAAAATCTTAAAAATCCAATATTTTTTCTAACAATAGATGCCTTATTTTATATGATGAACTATGCAATGTTTTATTTTACAATTATTGATTTGATGAATAATAATTTTACGTTGAAAAAATTCATAATCTATACTTTTATTATGATTTTTGCAATTATTTGCAGATTTGTATTAAATCGTATCGGATATACCGGGATTCAAAGTGAGGGGGCTAAAATTATTCAGGATTTGAGAATCAGTATGGGTGATCATTTGAGAAATTTGAATCTAGGATACTTTAACAGTCACAACATTGGGAATATTATTAATATTATGACAAATGATTTACAAGATTTTGAGCAGGTTATAACTCACAGCACATCAGAAATTATAAAGTTATCTATACTAACAATTTATCTTCTGTTAATTATATTTGCAATTTCTCCCGTGCTTGCCATACTGCAACTAATAATTTCGCTGGCTGGATTAGTATTTGTCATTCTGGGAACGAAAAAAGGTGCAAAAATAGCTTTGAAAAAGAAGCATACTATGGATAATGTTGTTTCACGGATGGTGGAATATATTGCTGGAATGGAACTTTTTAAAGCATATAATCTGACTGGGGAACGATTTAAGAGGTTAAAGGGCAGCTTTAATGATTTGAAAAGGGAAAGTATAAATACTGAAATTGCTCTTGCCCCTTATGTTATGATTTTTCAACTTATTACGGATATTTCCTTTGCCTTACTTCTGCTTGTGTCTACACAACTTTTTATGGCTTCTTCCATTAATAAAGTAGAATTTTTTTCATACATAATTATTGGACTTTCACTTTCAAATGTGCTAAAAGCCTTTTCTACACAATATACTTTTATCCAATACTTGAAACTTGCCACAGATAAACTGATAAATGTGCATAATGAAAAGGAAATTTCCTATGAACTTGAAAAAGTTACTTTACCAAATTATGATATAAAATTCCAGAATGTAAATTTTTCTTATGAAAAAGACACTCCTGTTCTAAAAAACATTACTTTTGAAGCAAAACAGGGTACAAAAACTGCCCTAGTTGGCTCGTCAGGCTCTGGAAAAACAACTGTTACTAGTCTTATTGCAAGATTCTGGGACTGCCAGTCTGGCGAAATTACCATTGGTGGAATAAATATCCAAAAAATATATCCTGAAGAGCTGCTTACAAATATAAGCATGATTTTTCAAGATGTCTACTTGGTAAATGACACTTTTGAAAATAATATAAGGCTTGGAAAACCAAAGGCTACAAGGGAAGAAGTAATAAATGCGGCTAAAAATGCCAATTGCCACGATTTTATAATGGAAAGCGAAAATGGATACGACACTATAATTGGAGAAGGGGGCTCTACTTTATCTGGTGGAGAAAAACAGAGAATTTCAATCGCAAGAGCTTTATTAAAAGATACCCCAATTATCCTAGTCGATGAAGCCACAGCCTCACTTGATGTCGACAACGAACACGAAATAAGAAAATCACTAAGTATTCTTACAAAACACAAGACTGTAATTACAATCGCTCATAAACTCAACACAATAAAGGATTATGACAAAATTATAGTTATGTCCAACGGAATAATCGAAGAAATTGGAAATCATGAGCAGCTTATGGAAAATAAAAGGCGATATTACAAAATGTATACTGAAATGGAAAAGGCACAATCAGAATTTGAATTAATTTAA
- a CDS encoding ABC transporter ATP-binding protein — protein MKELKYLLSLSGKHKMKLIFSAIFSIIGTTLSAVPYLLVYQIVLELFKTNIDYLKIKFCVFIAIFFIIVKIIMQILSGVFSHIAAFSILYKIRIDLIEHLSKLNMGFFKKNMTGKLKKIINEDIEKLELFIAHQIPDLSSALVTPIIFLGIMIYFNWKLTLVLFIPIILSIMAQGKMFQSYGSSVEHYYTLLANLNATIMEYINAMNVMKAFNLTAKSFKDYRDITQEYADYWIELTELSVPFYSIFLCLTDSGLLFIIPVGGLMLFHNQISVSVYILFILMSTIFLSSLKALFDLAHHLSALTKGLGKIMEINREQEQKSGSVNFPSNFSGFIKYENVNFAYKNKNVINDFSLEIKAGTSTALVGPSGSGKTTIGLLLGRFWDINSGKITIDGTDIKDFAYTGLADNVSFVFQDTFMLHDTIFENIRMGKDYSLEEVENAAKKAQIHDFIISLPQKYETVIGEDGIKLSGGEKQRISIARAILKNAPIIVLDEVTSYSDIENEAKIQEALRTLLKGKTAIIIAHRLYTIKNADNIVVMNKERIIEQGTHKELLQNKSEYWHLWNLYSDNDLMENKEI, from the coding sequence ATGAAAGAATTGAAATATTTATTAAGTTTATCTGGTAAACATAAGATGAAGCTGATTTTTTCAGCAATATTCAGTATAATTGGTACAACATTGTCTGCTGTGCCTTATCTTCTTGTGTATCAGATTGTTCTTGAACTTTTTAAAACAAATATTGATTATTTGAAAATAAAGTTCTGTGTATTTATTGCGATATTTTTTATAATTGTAAAAATAATTATGCAAATTTTATCAGGTGTTTTTTCACATATTGCAGCTTTTTCGATTTTGTACAAAATTCGAATTGATTTGATTGAGCATTTGTCAAAGCTGAATATGGGGTTTTTTAAGAAAAATATGACTGGAAAACTGAAAAAGATTATTAATGAGGATATTGAAAAATTGGAACTCTTTATTGCACATCAGATTCCAGATTTATCATCGGCACTTGTAACTCCGATAATATTTTTAGGGATTATGATTTACTTTAACTGGAAATTGACACTTGTTTTATTTATTCCAATTATTTTGAGCATAATGGCACAGGGAAAAATGTTTCAAAGTTATGGAAGTAGTGTTGAACATTATTACACTCTTCTTGCAAACTTAAACGCTACTATTATGGAATACATAAATGCAATGAACGTTATGAAAGCATTTAATCTTACTGCTAAATCATTCAAGGATTATCGGGATATTACTCAGGAATATGCAGATTACTGGATTGAGCTTACAGAACTAAGTGTGCCGTTTTACTCGATTTTTCTCTGTCTAACTGATTCGGGCCTGCTTTTCATTATTCCAGTTGGTGGACTTATGCTGTTTCATAATCAAATTTCAGTATCTGTGTATATTTTATTTATTTTGATGAGTACAATTTTTTTAAGCTCATTAAAGGCATTATTTGACTTGGCACACCATCTTTCAGCATTAACTAAAGGGCTAGGGAAGATTATGGAAATTAATAGGGAACAGGAGCAAAAATCTGGAAGTGTAAATTTTCCTTCTAATTTTTCAGGTTTTATAAAATATGAAAATGTAAATTTTGCATATAAAAATAAAAATGTTATAAATGATTTTTCTTTGGAAATAAAGGCTGGAACTTCAACTGCACTTGTAGGGCCTTCTGGTTCAGGAAAAACAACGATAGGACTTCTGCTTGGAAGATTCTGGGATATAAATAGCGGGAAAATAACGATTGATGGAACTGATATTAAGGATTTTGCTTACACAGGATTGGCTGACAATGTTTCGTTTGTTTTTCAGGATACATTTATGCTTCACGATACTATTTTTGAGAATATAAGAATGGGAAAGGATTATTCGCTGGAAGAAGTGGAAAATGCTGCAAAAAAGGCACAAATTCACGATTTTATAATATCCTTACCTCAAAAATATGAAACTGTGATTGGAGAAGATGGGATTAAATTAAGTGGAGGAGAAAAACAGAGAATTTCGATAGCTCGTGCCATTTTAAAAAATGCCCCAATTATTGTGCTCGACGAAGTTACTTCTTACTCCGACATTGAAAATGAAGCCAAAATTCAGGAGGCTTTACGTACTTTACTAAAAGGGAAAACTGCCATTATCATTGCTCACAGGCTTTACACAATAAAAAATGCCGATAATATCGTTGTAATGAATAAAGAACGTATTATCGAGCAAGGTACTCACAAGGAGCTTCTGCAAAACAAGTCAGAATACTGGCATTTATGGAATTTATATAGCGATAATGATTTGATGGAAAACAAGGAAATTTAG
- a CDS encoding class I SAM-dependent methyltransferase, whose translation MGIKLDNVSETMLITLYMRATDAKSEKPILNDKKSEEIISQINYDFSKFKHAWASYYGVLSRAKMMDNEVKKFMKKYPDCVIVSIGCGLDTRFLRIDNGKIRWYNLDLPEVIEKRKLFFEPNERVTDIAKSAFDSTWTKDIKLEGKKLLIISEGVLMYFEEQKIKQFLEILTDNFDSFEAQFDLLYKGTVKMNQKHDTIKNMNADFKWGVKDGSEIVKLNPKLKQTGLINFTDEMKHHLPGWKKLFVPLFYIANNRLGIYIYEK comes from the coding sequence ATGGGAATAAAACTTGACAATGTCTCTGAAACTATGCTTATTACTTTGTATATGCGGGCAACTGATGCTAAAAGCGAAAAACCTATCTTGAATGATAAAAAATCTGAAGAAATAATTTCACAGATAAACTATGATTTTTCAAAATTTAAACATGCATGGGCTTCGTATTATGGTGTGCTTTCACGTGCAAAAATGATGGATAATGAAGTGAAAAAATTTATGAAAAAATATCCAGATTGTGTAATTGTGTCGATTGGATGTGGACTAGATACAAGATTTTTACGAATAGATAATGGAAAAATAAGATGGTACAATCTTGACTTGCCAGAAGTTATTGAAAAACGAAAATTATTTTTTGAACCTAATGAACGAGTTACAGATATTGCAAAATCTGCATTTGATTCAACATGGACAAAAGATATTAAGCTGGAAGGGAAGAAATTACTTATTATTTCCGAAGGTGTATTAATGTATTTTGAAGAACAGAAGATTAAACAGTTTTTGGAGATACTAACTGATAATTTTGATTCTTTTGAAGCTCAGTTTGACTTGCTTTATAAAGGAACAGTTAAAATGAACCAAAAACATGATACCATAAAAAATATGAACGCAGATTTCAAATGGGGAGTAAAAGATGGAAGTGAAATTGTAAAATTGAATCCAAAATTAAAGCAAACTGGACTTATTAATTTCACAGATGAAATGAAACATCATCTTCCTGGCTGGAAAAAATTATTTGTTCCTCTGTTCTATATTGCTAATAATCGACTTGGAATTTATATTTATGAAAAATAA
- a CDS encoding acyltransferase: MVKSKDRFFNFDILKCIAISMVLFIHIVASELYNYGKISGNRWMMANITDSFSRMCVPIFVMVSGFFLLRKDEDVKIFFKKRFAKILPKFFVYSVIFFIFTIIFKDVKDNELFSVFFRKSTYKTIISIFFQKESYNNFFSNFFQGKIYYHLWYIYMILSLYLITPFLRKVVEKIDRKSINYLVFVWIIFMILVPFLNVIFKKNIKIYSPAGQYVGYFLIGYLLTEKPLNMKKWKKYTGFLIAVSLTVFLTYIFTKSSGKFFDYFYDYHSVSVFTATVFLYDFIVNIFDGEKVLGKVKGIIKSVSTKTYDIYLIHPIFLFFCERILKSRMNYFLYITITFLIVFLLSFFTSKILNRVYNFLAGINKRREKYGRKKD; the protein is encoded by the coding sequence ATGGTTAAAAGTAAAGACAGATTCTTTAATTTTGATATTTTAAAATGTATTGCGATTAGTATGGTTTTATTTATTCATATTGTTGCAAGCGAGCTATATAATTATGGTAAAATATCTGGAAACAGATGGATGATGGCAAATATTACAGATTCATTTAGCAGAATGTGTGTGCCGATATTTGTTATGGTTAGTGGTTTTTTTCTGTTGAGAAAAGATGAGGATGTGAAAATATTTTTTAAAAAAAGATTTGCAAAAATTCTTCCTAAGTTTTTTGTATATTCTGTTATTTTTTTTATATTTACAATAATTTTTAAAGATGTTAAAGATAATGAATTATTTTCAGTTTTTTTTAGAAAATCAACTTATAAGACTATAATTTCGATTTTTTTCCAGAAAGAAAGTTATAATAATTTTTTTTCAAACTTTTTTCAAGGGAAAATTTACTATCATTTGTGGTATATTTATATGATATTGTCGCTTTATTTGATAACCCCGTTTTTACGAAAAGTTGTAGAAAAAATTGATAGAAAAAGTATTAATTATTTAGTTTTTGTGTGGATAATATTTATGATTTTAGTACCATTTCTAAATGTTATTTTTAAGAAAAATATAAAAATATATTCTCCAGCTGGGCAATATGTCGGTTACTTCTTAATTGGCTATTTACTTACAGAAAAGCCTTTGAATATGAAAAAATGGAAAAAATATACAGGTTTTTTAATAGCAGTGTCACTAACGGTCTTTTTAACATACATATTTACAAAATCAAGTGGAAAATTTTTTGACTATTTTTACGATTATCACTCAGTTAGTGTATTTACAGCCACAGTTTTTCTTTATGATTTCATTGTAAATATTTTTGATGGAGAAAAAGTTTTAGGCAAAGTAAAAGGAATTATAAAGTCTGTATCAACGAAAACTTATGATATTTATTTAATTCATCCGATTTTTTTATTTTTTTGCGAAAGAATATTAAAGTCCAGAATGAATTATTTTTTATATATAACTATTACGTTTTTAATAGTATTTTTGCTATCGTTTTTTACAAGCAAAATATTAAATAGAGTATATAATTTTTTAGCTGGAATAAATAAAAGGAGGGAGAAATATGGCAGAAAAAAAGACTAG
- a CDS encoding AAA family ATPase translates to MAEKKTRNRKPLPIGVSDFKEIVENNYYYIDKTKLIEDILHYRAKVNLFTRPRRFGKTLNMSMIKYFFDIENKEENRKLFNGLNISESEQMQEQGQYPVIYISFRNMEEVSWEKCLSQIRDLIRNIYIEFKYIRKKLDEFDLMDFNDICFNNENSNWKGSLKALTKYLYEYYGKKAVVLIDEYDTPIIQAYQEGYYKQAISFFKKFYGDAMKDNEYLQFGIMTGILRIAKEGIFSGLNNLKVNNIFSEKYSEYYGLTENEVIEAVKYYGLEYEMEDVREWYDGYQFGETEIYNPWSIINFLDEKKLHPYWIGVSGNKTIYDLLGKADKKVIEDLEKLFVGKIVYKAINEYMEYAFNASDIWELFLYSGYLTTDGEKKGELYPLRLPNKEIQTFFRKIFIDRFVGNYTQFSNIVENLKNGKIEEFAKGLQDEILSSLSYFDTEKDEKYYKIFLIGIFIILENDYIRLSERESGYGREDLVLEPKNKINPAYIFEFKAVNNEDELENYAKAGFEQIKEKEYDVELRNRGTGRIVCVGLAFYRKKIKMKYEIMK, encoded by the coding sequence ATGGCAGAAAAAAAGACTAGAAATAGAAAGCCATTGCCAATAGGGGTGTCTGATTTTAAGGAAATTGTAGAAAATAATTATTATTATATTGATAAAACAAAGTTAATAGAGGATATTTTACATTACAGGGCAAAAGTAAACTTATTCACACGTCCAAGAAGATTTGGAAAAACCCTTAATATGTCAATGATTAAATATTTTTTTGATATAGAAAATAAAGAAGAAAACCGAAAATTATTTAACGGATTAAATATTTCTGAAAGTGAACAGATGCAGGAGCAGGGGCAATATCCTGTTATATATATAAGTTTTAGGAATATGGAAGAAGTTAGCTGGGAAAAATGTCTGAGTCAGATAAGAGATTTAATAAGAAATATTTATATAGAATTTAAGTATATAAGAAAAAAATTGGATGAATTTGATTTGATGGATTTTAACGATATTTGTTTTAATAATGAAAATTCAAATTGGAAAGGCTCATTGAAAGCGTTGACAAAATATTTGTATGAATATTATGGGAAAAAAGCTGTTGTGCTGATAGATGAATATGATACGCCGATAATTCAGGCTTATCAGGAGGGATACTATAAACAGGCAATTTCTTTTTTTAAGAAGTTTTATGGAGATGCAATGAAAGATAATGAATATTTACAGTTTGGAATTATGACTGGAATATTGAGAATTGCAAAAGAAGGAATTTTTTCAGGATTAAATAATTTGAAAGTAAATAATATCTTTAGTGAAAAATATTCAGAGTATTATGGACTTACCGAAAATGAAGTTATTGAGGCTGTGAAATATTATGGGCTGGAATATGAGATGGAAGATGTAAGGGAGTGGTATGACGGTTATCAGTTTGGAGAAACTGAAATTTATAATCCTTGGTCGATTATTAACTTTTTGGATGAAAAAAAATTACATCCCTATTGGATAGGCGTTTCAGGAAACAAGACAATATATGATTTGTTAGGAAAAGCAGATAAAAAAGTAATAGAAGACCTGGAAAAACTTTTTGTTGGGAAAATAGTTTATAAGGCAATAAATGAATATATGGAATATGCATTTAATGCAAGTGATATATGGGAATTGTTTTTGTACAGCGGATATTTGACAACTGATGGTGAGAAAAAGGGGGAACTCTATCCATTAAGGCTTCCAAATAAAGAAATACAGACTTTTTTTAGAAAAATTTTTATAGATAGATTTGTTGGAAATTATACACAGTTTTCAAATATTGTAGAGAATTTAAAAAATGGAAAAATAGAAGAGTTTGCAAAAGGGCTTCAAGACGAGATACTTTCCTCACTTAGTTATTTTGACACGGAAAAAGATGAAAAGTATTACAAAATATTTTTAATTGGGATATTTATAATATTGGAAAACGATTACATTAGGTTGTCGGAAAGAGAAAGTGGCTATGGAAGGGAAGATTTGGTTTTAGAGCCTAAAAATAAAATAAATCCAGCGTATATATTTGAATTTAAAGCTGTAAATAATGAAGATGAGCTGGAAAATTATGCAAAAGCTGGGTTTGAACAGATAAAAGAGAAAGAGTACGATGTGGAATTAAGAAATAGAGGAACAGGCAGAATTGTCTGCGTTGGGCTCGCGTTTTATAGAAAAAAAATTAAAATGAAATATGAAATAATGAAGTAA